One part of the Streptomyces ferrugineus genome encodes these proteins:
- the trxA gene encoding thioredoxin, producing MSAARPVTDASFADDVLLSDKPVLVDFWATWCPPCRAVSPILDKLAADHADTLKVVKLDVDQNPVTARQYGITSIPTMKVFQGGRPVKTLVGALPQAALEAELAPYLRSAA from the coding sequence ATGTCAGCAGCCCGCCCCGTCACGGACGCCTCCTTCGCCGACGACGTCCTGCTCAGCGACAAGCCCGTCCTGGTCGACTTCTGGGCCACCTGGTGCCCGCCGTGCCGCGCCGTCTCCCCGATCCTCGACAAGCTCGCGGCCGACCACGCCGACACCCTGAAGGTCGTCAAGCTCGACGTCGACCAGAACCCGGTCACGGCCCGCCAGTACGGGATCACCTCGATCCCCACGATGAAGGTCTTCCAGGGCGGCAGGCCCGTGAAGACCCTCGTCGGCGCCCTGCCCCAGGCTGCCCTGGAAGCCGAGCTGGCGCCCTACCTGCGCAGTGCGGCATGA
- a CDS encoding carboxymuconolactone decarboxylase family protein, producing the protein MSGVRVTPWQDDSFPSPPAQLLAAMQGRRPNGELIGIDRVLLRSFPLATGWNELLGRVRADFSLELEYRELIMLRVAVLNRADFEWNVHHPAYLQAGGTEDKCLALKKPDAADGIFDAKERALIALTDQSTRQVEVDPELIEELKESFGETKTVEAVATVAAYNMVSRFLVALAI; encoded by the coding sequence ATGAGTGGCGTACGAGTCACCCCGTGGCAAGACGACAGTTTCCCCTCCCCGCCCGCCCAGTTGCTCGCCGCCATGCAGGGCCGCCGGCCCAACGGTGAACTGATCGGCATCGACCGGGTCCTGCTGCGGAGCTTCCCGCTCGCCACCGGCTGGAACGAACTCCTCGGCCGGGTCCGCGCCGACTTCAGCCTGGAACTGGAGTACCGCGAACTGATCATGCTGCGCGTGGCCGTGCTCAACCGCGCCGATTTCGAATGGAACGTGCACCACCCGGCCTACCTGCAGGCAGGCGGCACCGAGGACAAGTGCCTCGCCCTCAAGAAGCCCGACGCAGCGGACGGCATCTTCGACGCGAAGGAGCGCGCCCTGATCGCGCTCACCGACCAGTCCACCAGGCAGGTCGAGGTCGACCCCGAACTCATCGAGGAACTCAAGGAGTCGTTCGGCGAGACCAAGACGGTCGAAGCGGTGGCCACGGTCGCCGCCTACAACATGGTCTCCCGCTTCCTGGTCGCGCTGGCGATCTGA